The following coding sequences lie in one Caproicibacterium argilliputei genomic window:
- a CDS encoding sugar O-acetyltransferase has product MNQKERMQAGLPYKAWMDGLAEERMENKRKIHAYNLCSPDQTGELTRRIKEILGRTGEAICVEQPFHCDYGKNIEVGENFFANYNFTVLDVGKVVIGANAQIAPNVSIYTAGHPIHPDSRNSGYEYGIGVTIGDNVWIGGSSVINPGVHIGSNVVIGSGSVVTKDLPDNVIAVGSPCRILRQITEEDRKYYYKDRVFDVKDY; this is encoded by the coding sequence ATGAATCAAAAAGAACGGATGCAGGCGGGTTTGCCGTACAAGGCATGGATGGACGGACTTGCTGAGGAGCGTATGGAAAACAAACGGAAAATCCATGCCTACAATCTCTGCAGTCCGGACCAAACGGGGGAACTGACACGGCGCATCAAAGAAATTTTAGGCAGAACGGGAGAAGCAATTTGTGTGGAGCAGCCGTTCCACTGTGACTACGGAAAAAACATAGAAGTCGGTGAAAACTTTTTTGCCAACTACAACTTTACGGTGCTGGATGTCGGCAAAGTCGTGATTGGCGCCAACGCACAGATTGCACCGAATGTGTCGATTTACACGGCGGGGCACCCCATTCACCCGGATTCCCGCAACTCCGGCTATGAATACGGCATCGGTGTGACCATTGGCGATAACGTCTGGATTGGCGGCAGCAGCGTTATCAATCCGGGCGTGCACATTGGCAGCAACGTGGTGATTGGTTCGGGCAGTGTGGTGACCAAAGACCTGCCGGACAACGTGATTGCGGTCGGCAGTCCCTGCCGGATTCTGCGGCAGATTACCGAGGAAGACCGGAAGTATTACTATAAAGACCGCGTTTTTGATGTAAAGGATTATTGA
- a CDS encoding HsmA family protein, whose protein sequence is MNGILPAAVGAITAALVFYTIGVFWERRRGTLTGAHVVLFWLGFLCDTTGTLLMRQLAQIGTVQKPAWELALHGVTGTAAILLMLFHACWAVYVLVKGSDKLRANFHRFSIVVWAVWLVPYVLGMLLGMV, encoded by the coding sequence ATGAACGGAATCCTGCCTGCTGCTGTTGGGGCCATTACAGCGGCGCTTGTGTTTTATACAATTGGTGTGTTTTGGGAGCGAAGGCGCGGTACTTTAACCGGTGCGCACGTGGTGCTGTTTTGGCTGGGCTTTTTGTGCGACACGACCGGCACGCTGCTCATGCGGCAGCTTGCGCAGATTGGAACCGTACAGAAGCCGGCGTGGGAGCTTGCCCTCCACGGCGTTACTGGCACAGCGGCGATTCTGCTGATGCTGTTCCATGCGTGCTGGGCGGTTTATGTGCTGGTCAAAGGTTCCGACAAGCTGCGCGCAAACTTTCATCGCTTCAGCATCGTGGTTTGGGCTGTTTGGCTGGTGCCTTATGTGCTGGGGATGCTTTTGGGAATGGTTTAA
- a CDS encoding ABC transporter permease: protein MLNFAARNIKLFFREKSAVFFSFLTVLIILGLYVVFLNDIWLQSLPEGIPQVKVLANSWLIAGIAAVASVTAAMGAFDRMVEDKARKISRDFFAAPVSRVRIVGGYILSTFAIGTLLCLFTFILGEVYIASNGGSILAAVPMLQFLGVLLLATFSSCCFVFFIVSFFERTSAFATATTIVGTLIGFLMGIYLPIGALPDSVQTVIKLFPPSHAAVLMRRILMRQPMEVGFANVPSSTVRQFQEYMGVVYVYQGHTMPAWGHGLVLAISGALFFLLALCNVLRKSKKDST from the coding sequence ATGTTGAATTTTGCGGCGAGAAACATCAAGCTTTTTTTTCGGGAGAAAAGCGCCGTCTTTTTTTCCTTTTTAACTGTGCTGATTATCCTGGGGCTGTATGTGGTCTTTCTGAATGACATTTGGCTGCAGTCGCTGCCGGAGGGGATTCCGCAGGTAAAGGTCCTGGCAAACAGCTGGCTGATTGCGGGCATTGCGGCGGTTGCTTCTGTGACAGCCGCGATGGGTGCCTTTGACCGAATGGTAGAGGATAAGGCTCGCAAAATCAGCCGCGATTTTTTTGCCGCTCCGGTCAGCCGTGTGCGGATTGTCGGCGGCTACATCCTCAGCACCTTTGCAATCGGCACGCTTCTGTGCCTGTTTACGTTTATATTGGGCGAGGTTTATATTGCGTCAAACGGTGGCAGTATCTTGGCGGCGGTGCCGATGCTGCAGTTCCTGGGGGTTTTGCTGCTGGCAACCTTTTCTTCCTGCTGCTTTGTGTTTTTCATCGTCAGTTTTTTTGAGAGGACCAGTGCATTTGCCACGGCGACCACGATTGTCGGTACGCTTATCGGCTTTTTAATGGGCATTTATCTGCCAATCGGCGCGCTGCCGGATTCTGTACAGACGGTAATCAAGCTGTTTCCACCGTCTCACGCGGCGGTACTGATGCGGCGAATCCTCATGCGGCAGCCGATGGAGGTCGGCTTTGCAAATGTCCCATCAAGCACCGTCCGGCAATTTCAGGAGTACATGGGTGTGGTTTATGTGTATCAGGGACATACTATGCCGGCTTGGGGGCACGGCTTGGTACTGGCGATTTCCGGTGCCCTGTTCTTTCTGCTGGCGCTTTGCAATGTGCTGCGCAAAAGCAAAAAGGACAGTACCTAA
- a CDS encoding ABC transporter ATP-binding protein codes for MPLRESGKLFAFLGPNGAGKSTTIDMLCTLLKPTAGAVTVDGHRLGREDNAIRNSIGVVFQDSILDSLLTVRENLMIRAGFYKGMDKSSRKAAVRQAAVTADVMEFLDRPYGKLSGGQRRRADIARALVHTPKVLFLDEPTTGLDPKTKESVWQTVFQLQKQTGMTIFLTTHYMEEAACADYILLMNRGKIAAKGTPYELKQQYSSDRLRLLPKDREGLQNILETYHLPYTEEKGVWEADLPTTMAAIPILQSAQMYLESFEVLHGTMEDVFLKITGGENPC; via the coding sequence TTGCCCTTGCGGGAATCCGGCAAGCTGTTTGCCTTTCTGGGGCCGAACGGCGCCGGAAAGTCCACTACAATTGATATGCTGTGCACCTTGCTGAAACCGACTGCCGGTGCGGTTACGGTGGATGGGCATCGGCTGGGGCGGGAGGACAATGCGATACGCAACAGCATCGGGGTGGTGTTTCAGGACAGCATTCTGGATTCGCTGCTGACCGTACGGGAAAACCTGATGATTCGCGCCGGGTTTTACAAAGGTATGGACAAATCATCCAGAAAGGCGGCGGTGCGGCAAGCAGCCGTGACGGCAGACGTTATGGAATTTTTGGACCGCCCTTACGGAAAACTGTCCGGCGGGCAGCGCCGCCGTGCGGATATTGCGCGGGCGTTGGTACATACGCCAAAGGTGCTTTTTCTGGACGAACCAACCACGGGGTTAGACCCCAAAACCAAGGAAAGCGTGTGGCAGACAGTTTTTCAGTTGCAGAAGCAAACCGGCATGACAATTTTCCTGACCACGCACTACATGGAGGAGGCTGCCTGCGCGGATTACATTCTTTTGATGAATCGCGGAAAAATCGCGGCAAAAGGCACGCCTTACGAACTGAAACAGCAGTACAGCTCCGACCGCCTGCGGCTGCTGCCAAAGGATCGGGAAGGACTGCAAAACATTCTGGAAACGTATCACCTGCCGTACACGGAGGAAAAAGGTGTCTGGGAGGCCGACCTGCCCACAACGATGGCAGCAATTCCGATTTTACAGAGCGCACAGATGTATTTGGAAAGCTTTGAAGTCCTGCATGGCACCATGGAGGATGTGTTTCTGAAGATTACAGGAGGAGAAAACCCATGTTGA
- a CDS encoding LytTR family DNA-binding domain-containing protein — MKLVVEQSSDCPETEIHIRCGFIDERLQHLIAQIRLHSFSVMAEKDGASVPIAPERIFYFDSVDNKTYLYVEKEVYRCAKKLYELEQVLAGTPFVRVSKNCILNTAMVASVRAQLSGRLEATLQNGEKILISKHYIKEFRNRFA, encoded by the coding sequence ATGAAACTGGTGGTGGAGCAATCCTCTGACTGCCCGGAAACGGAAATTCACATCCGCTGCGGGTTCATTGATGAGCGCCTGCAGCATTTGATTGCGCAAATCCGGCTGCATTCCTTTTCTGTCATGGCGGAAAAGGACGGCGCTTCGGTGCCGATTGCTCCGGAACGGATTTTTTACTTCGATTCGGTGGACAACAAAACGTATTTATATGTGGAAAAAGAAGTTTATCGCTGTGCCAAAAAGCTTTATGAACTGGAGCAGGTGCTGGCAGGGACACCTTTTGTTCGTGTGAGCAAAAACTGCATTTTAAATACGGCGATGGTGGCGTCCGTTCGGGCGCAGCTGAGCGGACGCCTGGAGGCCACTTTGCAAAATGGTGAAAAAATTTTAATTTCCAAGCATTACATCAAGGAATTTCGAAATCGCTTTGCGTAA
- the pdxS gene encoding pyridoxal 5'-phosphate synthase lyase subunit PdxS: MSERYELNKNLAQMLKGGVIMDVTTPEQAKIAEQAGACAVMALERIPADIRAAGGVSRMSDPKMIHSIQQAVSIPVMAKVRIGHFVEAQILQAIEIDYIDESEVLSPADDVYHIDKTKFDVPFVCGAKDLGEALRRIAEGASMIRTKGEPGTGDVVQAVRHMRKMNSEIRRIQNLRTDELFEAAKQLEVPYALLLSVHDNGRLPVVNFAAGGIATPADAALMMQLGAEGVFVGSGIFKSGNPAKRAAAIVKSVTNYQDAEMLAQLSTDLGDAMVGINEQEIALLMAERGK; the protein is encoded by the coding sequence ATGTCTGAACGATATGAGCTGAACAAAAATCTTGCACAGATGCTCAAGGGCGGCGTCATCATGGATGTGACCACCCCGGAGCAAGCAAAAATTGCGGAACAGGCAGGCGCCTGCGCAGTCATGGCACTGGAACGGATTCCGGCAGACATCCGCGCGGCAGGCGGTGTTTCCCGCATGAGCGACCCGAAAATGATTCACAGCATCCAGCAGGCGGTCTCCATTCCGGTCATGGCAAAGGTGCGCATCGGTCACTTTGTGGAGGCACAGATTCTGCAGGCAATCGAAATCGACTACATTGATGAAAGCGAAGTCCTTTCTCCGGCGGATGATGTGTACCACATTGACAAAACAAAGTTTGACGTGCCGTTTGTCTGCGGCGCGAAAGATTTGGGCGAAGCCCTGCGCCGCATTGCGGAGGGCGCGTCTATGATTCGCACGAAAGGCGAGCCGGGCACCGGTGACGTGGTGCAGGCTGTGCGCCATATGCGCAAAATGAACAGCGAAATCCGCCGCATTCAAAACTTGCGCACGGACGAACTGTTTGAAGCCGCCAAACAGTTGGAGGTTCCTTACGCCCTGCTGCTGTCTGTCCACGACAACGGCCGCCTGCCGGTGGTGAACTTTGCCGCAGGCGGCATTGCAACCCCGGCGGATGCCGCGCTGATGATGCAGCTCGGCGCAGAGGGCGTTTTCGTCGGCTCCGGTATTTTTAAGTCCGGCAATCCCGCCAAACGCGCCGCTGCCATTGTCAAGTCGGTCACCAATTATCAAGACGCAGAGATGCTCGCACAGCTTTCTACCGACCTCGGCGACGCGATGGTCGGTATCAATGAACAGGAAATTGCACTGCTCATGGCAGAGCGCGGAAAGTGA
- the pdxT gene encoding pyridoxal 5'-phosphate synthase glutaminase subunit PdxT: MKIGVFALQGAFAEHEVVLRRLGAEVREIRQRADLDDSFDGFLLPGGESTVIGKLLGELGLQQPLEEQIDRGIPVFGTCAGLLLLAKQIENQETTYLAKMDIAAKRNAYGRQLGSFTAQAAFADVGEIPMVFIRAPYISRTFGAAQPLATVDGKVVAARQANLLVTAFHPELTADTRVHAYFLDMVRTAAKTGRTA, from the coding sequence ATGAAAATCGGTGTTTTTGCACTGCAGGGCGCTTTTGCGGAGCATGAAGTGGTTTTGCGCCGGTTGGGCGCAGAAGTTCGGGAAATCCGGCAGCGCGCAGACTTGGACGACTCCTTTGACGGTTTTCTTCTGCCCGGCGGAGAAAGCACCGTCATCGGCAAACTGCTGGGCGAATTGGGGCTGCAGCAGCCGTTGGAAGAACAGATTGACCGCGGCATACCGGTTTTCGGCACCTGCGCCGGTCTGCTGCTGCTGGCAAAGCAAATTGAAAACCAGGAAACCACCTACCTTGCTAAAATGGACATTGCAGCCAAACGGAACGCCTACGGCAGGCAGCTCGGCAGCTTCACCGCGCAGGCCGCGTTTGCAGATGTTGGCGAAATTCCGATGGTGTTTATCCGCGCGCCGTACATTTCCCGCACGTTTGGCGCCGCACAGCCGCTTGCCACAGTAGATGGCAAAGTAGTGGCGGCGCGGCAGGCAAACCTACTGGTCACGGCGTTCCACCCCGAACTGACCGCAGATACACGCGTACACGCATACTTTCTGGATATGGTACGCACCGCCGCAAAAACCGGGCGCACCGCTTAA
- a CDS encoding RNA polymerase sigma factor, translating into MEEKTGRPETFLQNAMEQYGSTVYRTAVSMTANRADAEDVYQDVFLRLLRSTRDFQNDTYLKAWLLRVTVNRCHDYTRFFARHRTLPLADLLVEDAAVQPEETEIWELLQSLPPKQRTVLYQFYFEGYTTEEIAQIFRCRPATVRSWLHRARKKLKLEMGGLSDGSGIIQIALPKD; encoded by the coding sequence ATGGAAGAAAAAACAGGACGACCGGAAACCTTTTTGCAAAACGCAATGGAGCAGTATGGAAGCACCGTGTACCGCACGGCGGTCAGTATGACAGCCAACCGCGCAGACGCGGAGGATGTGTACCAGGATGTTTTTTTGCGTCTGCTGCGCAGTACGCGGGATTTTCAAAATGATACATATCTAAAGGCGTGGCTGCTGCGTGTAACAGTGAATCGCTGTCACGACTACACGCGTTTTTTTGCCCGTCACCGAACGCTGCCGCTTGCAGACCTGCTTGTGGAGGATGCGGCGGTGCAGCCGGAAGAAACGGAAATTTGGGAGCTGCTGCAAAGTTTGCCCCCAAAGCAGAGAACGGTACTTTACCAATTCTACTTTGAAGGGTACACGACAGAAGAAATTGCGCAGATTTTTAGGTGCAGACCAGCTACTGTGCGCAGTTGGCTGCACCGTGCCCGGAAAAAACTAAAGCTGGAGATGGGAGGTCTTTCAGATGGATCTGGAATCATACAAATTGCTTTACCAAAGGATTGA
- a CDS encoding ABC transporter permease — MKKRTEPQSRAGESYGRLVWRRFCRHRAALVSLAVVAVLAVAAILAPLIAPYGPDELAGPFNAAPSAQFVLGTDQIGRDVFTRLLYATRVSLLVGAMATVISTAVGVLLGLVSGYFGGAADMLIMRFTDMVMSFPYILLVLVAAAIFQPGLWNIIWILGFVDWPGVARLVRGSTLSLRETNFVKSSIVAGMPRRHILFSEILPNTVAPILVYSTSVLALSMLDEAALSFLGMGVQPPDASLGNMLNGAQSLTILTSKPWLWVPPGVMIIVLVTAINFIGDALRDAVDPTAAGGGHFTLKKKRLSAKKRKAA, encoded by the coding sequence GTGAAAAAACGAACAGAGCCGCAGTCCCGTGCGGGTGAAAGTTACGGACGCTTGGTGTGGCGGCGTTTTTGCCGCCACCGAGCAGCTTTGGTGAGTCTGGCGGTGGTGGCGGTCCTCGCGGTGGCTGCTATTCTGGCGCCGCTCATTGCGCCCTACGGACCGGATGAGTTGGCGGGGCCGTTTAACGCTGCGCCCAGCGCGCAGTTTGTGCTGGGAACCGACCAGATTGGCAGGGATGTTTTCACCCGCCTGCTGTATGCCACGCGGGTTTCGCTGTTGGTAGGTGCCATGGCGACGGTGATTTCAACCGCAGTGGGCGTACTGCTGGGCTTGGTTTCTGGTTACTTCGGCGGTGCGGCGGATATGCTGATCATGCGTTTTACGGATATGGTGATGTCGTTTCCGTACATTCTGCTGGTGCTGGTGGCGGCAGCAATCTTTCAGCCGGGACTGTGGAATATCATTTGGATTCTCGGCTTTGTGGATTGGCCGGGGGTGGCGCGCCTGGTGCGCGGCAGCACACTTTCCCTTCGCGAAACAAATTTTGTAAAAAGCAGTATCGTGGCAGGAATGCCGCGGCGGCACATCCTTTTTTCAGAAATTCTGCCGAACACAGTTGCACCGATTCTGGTGTATTCCACGTCTGTACTGGCGCTTTCCATGTTGGATGAAGCCGCGCTCAGCTTTCTGGGCATGGGCGTGCAGCCACCGGATGCGAGCCTTGGCAATATGCTCAACGGCGCGCAGTCCCTGACGATTCTCACCTCGAAACCGTGGCTTTGGGTACCGCCGGGGGTAATGATTATTGTGTTGGTAACGGCGATTAACTTCATCGGCGATGCTTTGCGTGACGCGGTGGACCCGACTGCGGCGGGCGGCGGTCATTTTACGTTAAAAAAGAAGCGCCTTTCCGCTAAGAAACGGAAAGCGGCATAA
- a CDS encoding ABC transporter permease, which translates to MGKYFVKRLLIAVPVLLGITIIDYALMSLAGSPLDMVQGARVSQQALAEKSASLGLDQPVVVQYLTWLGQILTGNMGTSIKSHEAVTAMIASHLGPTLLLMGVSLLLSILLAVPAGIYSATHQYRKGDYTIVGLSFLGTSIPSFFLALVLIYFFSVKFSILPSSGMTTLGAGGGVADVLQHMILPVIVLVVSMTGTNLRYIRSAVLEILQQDYLRTARAKGIGHFKVINKHALRNALVPVITVFGMQIPALFGGAIIVEQVFSWPGLGLMTMNAILSRDYPVIMGVSLVSALVVLLGNLLTDLLYAAADPSIQYR; encoded by the coding sequence ATGGGTAAATACTTTGTAAAGCGGCTTCTCATTGCGGTGCCGGTGCTTTTGGGCATTACAATCATCGATTATGCGCTGATGAGCCTTGCGGGCAGTCCGCTGGATATGGTGCAGGGCGCGCGTGTTTCGCAGCAGGCGCTGGCGGAAAAAAGTGCGTCGCTGGGGCTTGACCAGCCGGTTGTGGTGCAGTACTTAACATGGCTCGGCCAGATTTTGACCGGCAATATGGGAACCTCTATCAAAAGCCATGAGGCGGTCACCGCTATGATTGCCTCGCACTTGGGGCCGACGCTGCTGCTGATGGGGGTATCGCTGCTGCTGAGCATTCTGTTGGCGGTTCCTGCCGGCATTTACAGCGCAACGCACCAGTACCGCAAGGGGGATTACACCATTGTGGGCTTGTCCTTCCTTGGCACCAGTATTCCCAGCTTCTTTCTGGCGTTGGTACTGATCTATTTCTTTTCTGTGAAATTCAGTATCTTGCCTTCCAGCGGCATGACCACCCTTGGTGCAGGGGGCGGCGTGGCGGATGTACTGCAGCACATGATTCTGCCGGTGATTGTGCTGGTGGTCAGCATGACCGGCACAAACCTGCGCTACATTCGCAGCGCGGTGCTGGAGATTCTGCAGCAGGACTACCTGCGCACGGCACGCGCCAAGGGAATCGGGCACTTTAAAGTCATCAATAAGCACGCGTTGCGCAATGCATTGGTGCCGGTGATCACGGTGTTCGGTATGCAGATTCCGGCGCTGTTTGGCGGCGCGATTATTGTGGAGCAGGTCTTTTCCTGGCCCGGACTGGGGCTTATGACCATGAACGCTATTTTGTCGCGCGATTATCCGGTGATTATGGGCGTCAGTTTGGTATCTGCCTTGGTGGTTCTGCTCGGCAATTTGCTGACGGATCTTTTGTACGCGGCAGCGGATCCGTCCATTCAGTATCGGTAA
- a CDS encoding ABC transporter ATP-binding protein, whose protein sequence is MGEKSPLLKVVNLKKTYPIRGGIVTHTVGQVRAVNGISFSIDRGTTLGLVGESGCGKSTVGRQIVALEKPTAGEIWFDSREISRFTEKQMRPLRTDLQMVFQDSYSSLNPRKRVVDILAQPMRYHKLIARGETEKEVNRLLEMVGLPKSSKERFPYEFSGGQRQRICIAKALSLRPKLLVCDEPVSALDVSVQAQILNLLRDLQKELGLTCLFIGHGLGAVHYVSDRIAVMYLGRLMEVADADALFHHPAHPYTQALCAAVPNPDPDDRAPAVLLQGEAATDTANARRDTGCPFAGRCSYAKEACRQVKADLQPVTAGSTHLTACPFVRAESTEEVQANG, encoded by the coding sequence ATGGGTGAAAAAAGTCCGCTTTTAAAGGTGGTCAACCTGAAAAAAACATACCCGATTCGCGGCGGTATTGTGACGCATACCGTTGGGCAGGTGCGTGCGGTGAATGGTATCAGCTTCTCTATTGACCGCGGCACCACACTGGGGCTTGTCGGGGAGTCTGGCTGCGGAAAGTCCACTGTTGGCAGGCAGATTGTTGCATTGGAAAAGCCGACGGCGGGAGAAATCTGGTTTGACAGCAGGGAAATTTCCCGCTTTACGGAGAAGCAAATGCGCCCGCTGCGCACAGACCTGCAGATGGTTTTTCAGGACTCGTACTCCTCGTTAAACCCGCGCAAGCGTGTGGTGGATATTTTGGCGCAGCCCATGCGGTACCACAAACTGATTGCACGCGGGGAAACCGAGAAAGAGGTGAATCGCCTGCTGGAAATGGTCGGTCTGCCGAAAAGCAGTAAGGAGCGTTTTCCGTATGAATTTTCCGGCGGTCAGCGGCAGCGTATCTGCATTGCGAAAGCGCTTTCTCTGCGGCCAAAGCTGCTGGTCTGTGACGAACCGGTCAGCGCATTGGATGTTTCTGTGCAGGCGCAGATTTTAAATCTACTGCGTGACTTGCAGAAAGAACTGGGCTTGACCTGCCTGTTTATCGGGCATGGGCTGGGCGCGGTGCATTATGTCAGTGACCGCATTGCGGTGATGTATCTCGGCCGCCTGATGGAGGTTGCAGATGCGGATGCGCTTTTTCACCATCCGGCGCACCCCTACACGCAGGCGCTTTGCGCGGCGGTGCCGAACCCTGACCCGGATGACCGTGCCCCGGCAGTGCTGCTGCAGGGCGAAGCAGCAACAGATACCGCGAACGCCCGCCGTGACACCGGCTGTCCCTTTGCGGGTCGCTGTTCGTATGCGAAGGAGGCCTGCCGGCAGGTGAAAGCCGACCTGCAGCCGGTGACTGCAGGCAGCACCCACCTGACTGCCTGCCCGTTCGTGCGGGCGGAAAGCACAGAGGAGGTGCAGGCAAATGGGTAA
- a CDS encoding ABC transporter ATP-binding protein: MADLLEVEDLEVTFAGEAQAVRLDRVSFSVRQKEILCIVGESGCGKSITSLAVMGLLPVNGGVTNGRVLFEGRDLLQLSEKELDTVRGSEMTMIFQDALTSLNPVFTIGSQLTESIRAHTQIDRKHAQAQAVSLLEKVGLQDAPALMKKYPFALSGGMRQRVMIAMALACSPKLLIADEPTTALDVTIQAQIMQLLKRLQRETNMSVVLITHDIGLVAQMADRVLVMYAGQIVEQAPVPELFHHPAHPYTQALLQTVPGIHDEPGRRLASIPGSVPEAYQNITGCRFAGRCPYAQEACAAPQPMYRVTAEHAARCLRCAPEKGGEADG, encoded by the coding sequence GTGGCAGATTTGTTGGAAGTAGAAGATCTGGAGGTCACCTTTGCCGGTGAGGCGCAGGCAGTGCGGCTGGATCGCGTCAGCTTTTCGGTCAGGCAGAAGGAAATCCTCTGCATTGTCGGTGAGTCTGGCTGCGGCAAAAGTATTACTTCGCTTGCGGTGATGGGCCTGCTGCCGGTCAACGGCGGTGTGACCAACGGCCGGGTGCTGTTTGAGGGACGCGACCTGCTGCAGCTGTCGGAAAAAGAATTGGATACTGTACGCGGCAGCGAGATGACCATGATTTTTCAGGATGCGCTCACCTCTTTAAATCCGGTATTTACCATTGGCAGCCAGCTCACGGAAAGTATTCGTGCCCATACACAGATTGACCGGAAGCACGCGCAGGCGCAGGCGGTTTCTCTGCTGGAGAAAGTGGGCTTGCAGGATGCGCCGGCGCTGATGAAAAAATACCCCTTTGCGCTTTCCGGTGGGATGCGGCAGCGCGTGATGATTGCCATGGCGCTGGCGTGCAGTCCGAAGCTGCTGATTGCAGACGAGCCGACCACCGCGCTGGATGTGACCATTCAGGCGCAGATTATGCAGCTGCTCAAGCGGCTGCAGCGCGAAACCAATATGTCGGTTGTCCTAATTACACACGACATCGGTTTGGTGGCACAGATGGCGGATCGGGTGTTGGTGATGTATGCCGGACAGATTGTGGAGCAGGCACCGGTGCCGGAACTGTTTCACCACCCGGCACACCCGTACACGCAGGCGCTGCTGCAGACGGTTCCCGGCATTCATGACGAACCGGGGCGCAGGCTGGCATCCATTCCTGGCAGTGTGCCGGAAGCGTACCAGAACATCACCGGCTGCCGGTTTGCGGGGCGCTGTCCCTATGCACAGGAAGCCTGCGCCGCGCCGCAGCCGATGTATCGTGTGACGGCAGAACACGCCGCCCGCTGTTTGCGCTGTGCACCGGAGAAAGGCGGTGAGGCAGATGGGTGA